Proteins encoded together in one Mustelus asterias unplaced genomic scaffold, sMusAst1.hap1.1 HAP1_SCAFFOLD_122, whole genome shotgun sequence window:
- the LOC144484647 gene encoding uncharacterized protein LOC144484647 produces the protein MEKPWKCADCGKRYRYPFQLEAHRLIHTGQRPFICSQCGKGFTQSSSLQRHQRVHTGERPFTCSQCGEGFTQSSDLLVHERIHTGERPFTCSQCGKGFIRSSDLRKHQRVHTGERPFTCSRCGEGFTQSSHLQRHQRVHTGERPFTCSVCGKGFCDSSSLLTHQRVHTGERPFTCSQCGKGFTGSSRLQIHQRVHTGERPFTCSQCGKGFCDSSSLVTHQRVHIGEKPFTCSQCGKGFTRLSNLRIHQRVYTGERPFSCSV, from the coding sequence atggagaaaccatggaaatgtgcagactgtggcaagagatacagatacccatttcagctggaagctcatcggctcATCCACACTGGGCAgcggccgttcatctgctctcagtgtgggaagggattcactcagtcatccagcctgcagagacaccagcgagttcacactggggagaggccattcacgtgttctcagtgtggggagggattcactcaatcttcCGACCTGCTGGTCcatgagcgcattcacactggggagaggccgttcacctgctctcagtgtgggaagggattcattcggtcTTCcgacctgcggaaacaccagcgagttcacactggagagaggcccttTACCTGCTCtcgatgtggggagggattcactcagtcatcccacctgcagagacaccagcgagttcacactggggagaggccattcacctgctctgtgtgtgggaagggattctgtgattcatccagcctgctgacacaccagcgagttcacactggggagaggccattcacctgctctcaatgtgggaagggattcactgggtcctcccgcctgcagatacaccagcgagttcacactggggagaggccgttcacctgctctcagtgtgggaagggtttctgtgattcatccagcctggtgacacaccagcgagttcacattggggagaaaccgttcacctgctctcagtgtgggaagggattcactcggttatccaacctgcgaatacaccagcgagtttacactggggagagaccgttcagctgctctgtgtga